The following proteins come from a genomic window of Rutidosis leptorrhynchoides isolate AG116_Rl617_1_P2 chromosome 10, CSIRO_AGI_Rlap_v1, whole genome shotgun sequence:
- the LOC139871278 gene encoding uncharacterized protein, producing MLMPMFNNPKQGGSFNYVQVQEVCSLCGDASHYANGCKKWNPPIMEKKVNEVQGRKYDPYSNTYNPGWRNHPNFSWNNNNTLNTPNQQQNHYQNHYQNHYQNQDQNQSNAPPNQPSSSDAKMDAYILEMRKIVEVQNKSIGALAKEISNVAKSKGIRESGTIPSYTVLNPNHKENGKGHGVNMVGTLRSGKIYNNQVEATGKLKTKRGSGKSPIVFNEHDDIVENEGSDVKEGDGVGLNVEKPIVEKFGEPDMETNTIPFSEALESPNQFPYRKKRPKTDDMWEIFKQVKLTEKVSAVISGSLPPKLKDPGTPLISVMVGNVNVKKALLDLGASINILPSNLVDRYELGTLKHTDILVQLTDQSMRTLRGMLENVIVKVKDFYYPVDFIVMDIETTFRETQPTIILGRPFLATIDALINCRTGVMDISFGNKRSRINIFNSLHTPNVQDCFLLDTNHEHVQKYAPDVNERGGKEI from the exons ATGTTAATGCCAATGTTTAACAACCCGAAGCAGGGTGGTAGTTTTAATTATGTGCAGGTTCAAGAAGTGTGTTCACTATGCGGGGATGCTTCACATTATGCAAATGGATGTAAGAAATGGAACCCACCAATAATGGAAAAGAAAGTGAACGAGGTTCAAGGTCGGAAATATGATCCATATTCTAACACCTACAACCCAGGGTGGAGGAATCATCCAAACTTCAGTTGGAACAACAACAACACATTGAATACACCAAACCAACAACAAAACCATTACCAAAACCATTACCAAAACCATTACCAAAACCAAGATCAAAACCAAAGCAATGCTCCACCAAATCAACCATCGAGCTCGGATGCAAAGATGGATGCGTATATTTTAGAGATGCGAAAGATAGTGGAGGTTCAAAATAAATCTATTGGTGCGTTGGCTAAAGAAATTAGTAATGTGGCTAAAAGCAAGGGAATAAGAGAATCGGGTACCATTCCAAGTTACACGGTTTTAAATCCAAATCACAAAGAAAATGGTAAAGGTCATGGTGTGAACATGGTAGGAACTTTGCGAAGTGGAAAGATTTATAACAACCAAGTCGAGGCAACCGGGAAATTAAAGACTAAGCGTGGTTCAGGTAAGTCTCCTATCGTTTTTAATGAGCATGATGACATTGTTGAAAACGAGGGAAGTGATGTTAAAGAAGGTGATGGGGTTGGGTTAAATGTTGaaaaaccgatagttgaaaagtttGGGGAACCGGACATGGAGACTAATACCATTCCATTCTCCGAGGCTTTAGAGTCCCCAAACCAATTCCCTTATAGGAAAAAGAGACCGAAAACGGATGATATGTGGGAAatatttaaacaa gtaaaattaactgaaaaagtgagTGCTGTAATTTCGGGTTCACTTCCACCTAAGTTGAAGGACCCGGGGACACCTTTAATTTCGGTTATGGTGGGTAATGTTAATGTCAAAAAGGCTTTGTTGGACTTAGGGGCTAGTATTAACATACTTCCATCGAACCTTGTTGACCGATACGAGTTGGGAACTTTAAAACACACTGATATTCTCGTCCAACTTACAGATCAGTCAATGAGAACTCTACGGGGTATGTTGGAAAATGTGATTGTGAAAGTGAAAGACTTTTATTACCCGGTAGATTTTATTGTTATGGACATTGAGACCACTTTTAGGGAGACCCAACCGACGATCATTCTTGGTCGTCCATTTTTGGCCACAATTGATGCTCTTATCAATTGTAGAACTGGGGTTATGGACATTTCTTTTGGTAATAAGAGATCAcggattaatatttttaattcattacatacaccAAATGTCCAGGATTGTTTTTTGTTGGATACTAACCATGAACATGTTCAAAAGTATGCACCAGATGTGAACGAAAGAGGAGGTAAGGAAATCTAG
- the LOC139872860 gene encoding uncharacterized protein — MENLSEFKKQNFQDSKHQGTWEFIKESNQESNEETSTISNGSSSSSSSSISSCCSFDTTDDASSSSSTRSSLLDLSDLMTQLPIKRGLSMFYHGKSESFTSLASVKSIEDLPKKTKNPYNKMMKMKANSKSYGGGLDSFKSHTLPKSTISKKGSPFFRQRSFARSSIVLGQQNNH, encoded by the exons ATGGAAAATTTAAGTGAATTCAAGAAACAAAATTTTCAAGATAGTAAGCATCAAGGTACATGGGAGTTCATTAAAGAATCAAATCAAGAATCCAATGAAGAAACATCAACAATTTCaaatggatcatcatcatcatcatcatcatcaatttcttCATGTTGTTCATTTGACACAACAGATGATGCTTCCTCTTCAAGTTCAACTAGATCTTCTCTACTTGACTTATCAGACTTGATGACTCAGTTACCTATCAA GAGAGGGCTATCAATGTTTTATCATGGTAAATCAGAATCATTTACATCTCTTGCAAGTGTAAAAAGCATAGAAGATCTTCCCAAAAAAACAAAGAATCCATAcaacaagatgatgaagatgaaagcTAACAGCAAAAGCTATGGAGGTGGTTTGGATAGCTTTAAATCACACACCCTCCCTAAATCAACCATTTCAAAAAAAGGTTCACCTTTTTTTAGACAAAGAAGCTTTGCTAGATCAAGTATTGTTCTTGGTCAACAAAACAACCACTAA
- the LOC139871277 gene encoding uncharacterized protein → MRGRALDELNKLNELLFSVPLFSMNEDEWVWNLNVKGAFKAKFLTRLIDKKYLVEKGLLILLYCYLVSPKINIFVWRLSLDKLATRSSLMKRGVTLGVRCTPLLRLGKEDIDHIFLNCRYIIPLWKHSNLVVYQCYNPKWDS, encoded by the coding sequence ATGAGAGGTAGAGCTTTGGATGAGCTCAATAAGCTGAATGAATTGCTATTTTCTGTTCCTCTTTTTTCTATGAATGAGGATGAATGGGTATGGAATTTAAATGTTAAGGGTGCTTTTAAGGCGAAGTTTCTGACAAGGTTAATCGACAAGAAATACTTGGTAGAGAAAGGCCTTTTAATTTTGTTGTATTGTTATCTTGTATCCCCAAAAATCAATATATTTGTGTGGCGATTATCTCTTGACAAGCTTGCCACTCGATCGAGCCTGATGAAGCGTGGAGTAACTTTGGGGGTCAGATGTACGCCTCTTTTGCGATTAGGAAAGGAAGATATCGATCATATCTTCTTGAACTGTAGATATATAATACCACTTTGGAAGCATTCTAACTTGGTGGTGTATCAATGCTACAACCCTAAATGGGATTCATAA
- the LOC139871276 gene encoding uncharacterized protein, whose amino-acid sequence MAEHDSQTQLITELTSQLARILQTNNENQSQRHPDSLKISVTLNNSNYSLWSRMIKVAIGGKSEALLNHLTEDPPSTNNQKWNQEDLVVFSWIIQNIEPQIASNLTQFPTAKTLWNALITTYSSGKDKLQTFDLHVKANNIRQDGKSTEELWLKLQGIWGEIDTRDPNPMEHPNDIVKYNNIRSEQKLFQFLNSLDHKHDNIKRELLRTDPLPTVEGAYAAIRKENAHQFIFNKTDAFTQSGIATGLVAPASKSNDFDGHGLLSRNQQRRSDSTSSSRDKDNLECTKCGMKRHTREQCFKVIGYPDWWADKHRKGKASMVTTATTKGKQEDNETGTTTQGGFGLFTAEPPSSSSSSGEGNRGLGLGIKSLKIIPDKLNKVGGDKYVDEYDGLGVSDIRTGEIVGRGTERDGLYYVDEVTQDCRIMLAHGTPDRQAWLWHRRLGHPQMQLFCEERGIIHQTTCPHTPQQNGVAERKNRILLEITRALMIESNVPRSFWPEALATATYLVNRLPTRALELKNPLEALTKFYKPPSNLTLRPRIFGCTVFVHIPKIERTKLDACAEKCVFVGYGVNQKGYRCYSPKRKHMYTTMNCDFLETEYFYTQHTSQGETDFGDAVSWLDIPSSEEVTHHTTPQSPPPINTTVNDLPDHTEVNTESPDITNHENLEEILQENSDQVYPENETQQQEPERYVLPPRINRGIPPRRYSPERTVSKSRYPMANM is encoded by the exons ATGGCAGAACATGACAGCCAAACTCAACTCATTACAGAATTAACTAGCCAATTGGCTAGAATTCTCCAAACCAACAATGAAAATCAATCACAAAGGCATCCTGATTCTTTAAAAATCAGTGTTACCCTTAACAACTCAAATTATTCATTATGGTCTCGTATGATCAAGGTTGCCATCGGAGGTAAATCCGAGGCCCTCCTCAATCATTTAACCGAAGATCCACCATCAACCAACAACCAGAAGTGGAACCAGGAAGACTTGGTGGTATTTTCATGGATCATTCAAAATATAGAGCCACAAATTGCAAGCAATCTGACCCAGTTCCCTACAGCAAAAACCTTATGGAATGCCCTCATTACAACCTACAGTTCTGGTAAAGACAAACTCCAAACCTTTGATTTACATGTTAAAGCTAATAATATCAGGCAAGATGGTAAATCAACCGAAGAACTGTGGTTGAAATTGCAAGGAATCTGGGGTGAAATCGACACAAGGGATCCAAATCCCATGGAACATCCGAATGATATTGTCAAATATAACAACATCAGGTCAGAACAAAAACTTTTCCAGTTTTTAAATTCTTTAGATCATAAACATGACAATATCAAACGTGAGTTATTAAGAACCGATCCATTACCCACTGTCGAAGGAGCTTATGCTGCCATTCGAAAAGAAAATGCACAccaatttatatttaataaaacggATGCCTTTACCCAATCTGGCATAGCCACTGGTCTGGTAGCACCGGCATCAAAATCCAATGATTTCGACGGCCATGGTTTGCTATCAAGAAATCAACAGCGCCGGTCAGACTCCACGTCATCGTCCCGAGATAAAGACAACCTTGAATGTACAAAGTGTGGTATGAAACGACATACCAGAGAACAATGCTTCAAGGTTATTGGATACCCCGATTGGTGGGCTGATAAACACAGAAAGGGAAAAGCCTCGATGGTAACGACGGCCACAACCAAGGGAAAACAGGAGGATAACGAAACCGGCACCACCACTCAAGGTGGTTTCGGTTTATTCACAGCCgagccaccatcatcatcatcatcatccggtGAAGGTAACAGGGGATTGGGATTAGGGATTAAATCCCTAAAAATCATACCCGACAAATTGAATAAAGTGGGTGGGGATAAATATGTCGATGAGTATGATGGGTTAGGAGTGTCG GACATCAGAACGGGGGAGATAGTTGGGCGTGGTACTGAACGGGATGGTCTATACTATGTGGATGAGGTCACTCAAGATTGTAGGATCATGCTAGCTCACGGGACTCCCGACAGACAAGCATGGTTGTGGCATAGACGTCTTGGTCATCC TCAAATGCAACTCTTTTGTGAAGAAAGGGGTATTATTCATCAAACCACGTGTCCAcacacacctcaacaaaatggggtGGCTGAAAGAAAAAATCGTATTTTACTAGAAATAACCCGTGCTTTAATGATTGAATCTAATGTTCCAAGATCTTTTTGGCCTGAAGCTCTTGCCACTGCAACTTATCTTGTAAATAGACTCCCAACTAGAGCTTTAGAACTTAAGAACCCTCTTGAGGCCTTGACTAAATTTTATAAACCGCCATCTAATCTCACCCTAagacctcgaatatttgggtgcacGGTGTTTGTTCACATTCCTAAAATCGAACGAACCAAATTAGATGCGTGTGCTGAAAAATGTGTTTTTGTGGGATACGGGGTAAATCAAAAGGGGTATAGATGCTATAGTCCAAAAAGGAAACACATGTACACTACAATGAATTGTGATTTTTTGGAAACTGAATACTTCTATACCCAACACACAAGTCAGGGGGAGACAGACTTTGGTGACGCTGTGAGTTGGCTAGATATTCCATCATCTGAAGAAGTGACTCATCATACCACTCCACAAAGTCCTCCTCCAATCAATACTACGGTTAATGATCTTCCCGACCATACAGAGGTAAATACCGAATCTCCTGATATTACTAATCATGAAAATTTAGAGGAGATTTTACAGGAAAATAGCGATCAAGTATATCCTGAAAATGAAACACAACAACAAGAACCGGAACGATATGTTCTTCCTCCAAGAATCAACCGAGGAATTCCTCCCAGGAGATACTCTCCTGAGAGAACTGTATCAAAATCAAGATATCCAATGGCaaatatgtag